The following proteins are encoded in a genomic region of Oncorhynchus kisutch isolate 150728-3 linkage group LG6, Okis_V2, whole genome shotgun sequence:
- the LOC109884384 gene encoding heat-stable enterotoxin receptor-like, which yields MLNSHCFLCVGVLFVALIESRMLDKCMKSKPKYTMNVVLLEDQTSDWSLRFVKGAVLQAIEADRQLNMAAGLNTNLTANFNGFNTTLYKRRGCGSSTCEGVEILKSLHTKGEVGCAMLGPSCTFATFFMVDVEIGLTLTIPIISAGSFGLSCDYKANLSRLLPPARKISNFFVHFWNFTRHGLKMYWGRAYVYKKADQTEDCFWYINALEAPSVQFAMSISREMLRSKKELKKAIQSENRHSNVFILCGTPDDITTIKNETTIPPEIVFILIDIYNHGYHTNMTANPSMDNVLVLTLPERQYNNTVVYNSTKLNDYVAGYHDGVLLFGHVLRQRLTSELRGRATQSTTTELSDVNPFRNVSFQGMGGHYVLDENGDRDVNFSVIYTSTIDKQYKTLFVFDTSINETRVEDSTPSLPWPGSQLPDDKPINPNDLKTQDIIVIVLSVSVVVVTAIALIFYRQNMKERQNQKRWSHISQDLISPLDGKELSLVSLKIDEDNRKDSCYQIHRARYDKKPVILKELQHTDGNFSEIQRIELNTLLRIDYYNLTKFYGTVKFEYGLFGVFEFCERGSLRYVLNDTISYPEKTFMDLEFKISVMYDIAKGMSYLHSSNIEVHGRLKSSNCVVDNRMVVKITDFGCNTILNPCKDLWTAPEHLRKQGISQKGDVYSFAIIAQEIILRKNPFFTQACSNVAEKLYMVQYPSQTGFFRPDLNFETAAENETELYMLIKNCWEEDPERRPDFKKIEGSLGKIFSNLHNQANESYMDNLIRRLQMYSRNLEHLVEERTSLYKAERDRADRLNFLLLPAPVVRSLKETGSVEPELFDEVTVYFSDIVGFTTLCHYSTPMEVVDMLNDIYKNFDRILDHHDVYKVETIGDAYMVASGLPRRNGNRHAVDIAHMALDILAFVGTFQLQHLPGIPLWIRIGVHSGPCAAGVVGNKMPRYCLFGDTVNTASRMESTGLPLRIHVSQSTINILQRTDCKFEYEQRGETFLKGKGNEMTYWLTGVTGTEYNLPKPPTAENFQRLQQDLSEMIVSSLEKRGPGNNGMEKRKTLSTRVRRRETNGSQEDGLPEYLHLAITDIPSTYL from the exons ATGCTGAATTCACATTGTTTTCTTTGCGTGGGAGTCTTATTTGTGGCACTTATTGAGAGCCGAATGCTGGACAAGTGCATGAAATCCAAACCCAAATACACCATGAACGTTGTACTTTTGGAGGATCAAACCTCAGACTGGAGCCTCAGGTTTGTAAAGGGTGCAGTGTTGCAAGCAATTGAAGCGGACAGGCAACTGAACATGGCAGCAG GTTTGAACACCAATTTAACGGCCAATTTCAATGGGTTTAACACCACGCTGTACAAACGAAGGGGCTGTGGGAGCAGCACCTGTGAGGGAGTGGAGATACTCAAGTCCCTGCAT ACTAAAGGTGAGGTGGGATGTGCCATGCTGGGACCCTCCTGTACATTTGCCACTTTCTTTATGGTGGA CGTGGAGATAGGCCTGACCCTGACTATCCCCATCATCTCCGCTGGGAGCTTCGGTCTGTCCTGTGACTACAAGGCCAACCTGTCCCGCCTGCTGCCCCCGGCACGCAAGATCTCCAACTTCTTTGTCCACTTCTGGAACTTCACCAGACATGGTCTGAAGATGTACTGGGGGAGGGCTTATGTCTACAAGAAGGCAGACCAAACTGAAGACTGTTTTTG GTACATCAATGCGCTGGAGGCACCCTCGGTCCAATTTGCTATGTCAATCTCAAGAGAGATGCTACGCAGCAAGAAAGAGCTAAAGAAAGCTATTCAGTCTGAAAACAGACACAGCAACG TATTTATTCTCTGTGGAACCCCAGATGACATCACCACTATAAAGAACGAAACAACGATTCCCCCAGAAATTGTCTTCATCCTCATCGATATCTATAA CCATGGGTATCACACTAACATGACTGCCAACCCAAGCATGGACAATGTTCTGGTGCTCACCTTGCCTGAgagacaatacaacaacacagtagTTTACAACAGCACG AAGTTAAATGACTATGTGGCAGGGTACCATGACGGTGTGTTGCTCTTTGGCCATGTGCTGAGGCAGAggttgaccagtgagctgagaggcAGAGCAACACAGTCCACCACCACAGAGCTCTCCGATGTAAACCCCTTCAGGAATGTCTCTTTTCAAG GTATGGGGGGACACTACGTGCTGGATGAGAATGGGGACAGGGACGTGAACTTCTCTGTGATTTACACATCCACCATCGATAAACAG TACAAAACCCTGTTTGTGTTTGATACGTCCATAAATGAGACCAGAGTGGAGGACAGCACCCCCTCACTGCCCTGGCCCGGGTCCCAACTGCCAGATGACAAGCCAATCAACCCTAACG ATCTGAAGACACAGGATATCATTGTGATCGTCCTGAGTGTCAGTGTTGTGGTGGTGACTGCCATCGCGCTGATCTTCTACAG GCAGAACATGAAGGAACGTCAAAACCAAAAGAGGTGGTCCCACATCAGCCAAGACCTGATTAGTCCGCTGGATGGGAAAGAGTTAAGCCTGGTCTCACTGAAG ATCGATGAAGACAACAGGAAGGACAGCTGTTACCAGATTCACAGGGCTCGCTATGACAAAAAG CCCGTgatcctgaaggagctgcaacaCACAGACGGCAACTTCAGTGAGATCCAGAGGATTGAGCTCAACACT cTCCTACGTATTGACTACTACAACCTGACCAAGTTCTATGGCACGGTGAAGTTTGAGTATGGCCTGTTTGGAGTGTTTGAATTCTGTGAGAGGGGATCCCTGAGG TATGTCCTTAATGACACAATCTCCTATCCTGAAAAGACCTTCATGGACTTGGAATTCAAGATATCAGTCATGTATGACATAGCTAAG GGCATGTCCTACCTCCACTCCAGCAACATTGAGGTCCATGGCCGACTGAAGTCCTCAAACTGTGTGGTGGACAACCGCATGGTGGTCAAAATCACAGACTTTGGCTGCAACACCATCCTCAACCCCTGCAAAG ACTTGTGGACGGCTCCAGAACACCTCCGGAAGCAGGGGATCTCCCAGAAGGGCGACGTCTACAGCTTTGCCATCATCGCTCAGGAGATCATACTGAGGAAGAACCCCTTCTTCACCCAGGCCTGCTCCAACGTCGCAG AGAAGCTGTACATGGTGCAGTACCCAAGTCAAACTGGCTTCTTCAGGCCAGATCTGAACTTTGAGACAGCAGCAGAAAACGAGACGGAG CTTTACATGCTGATAAAGAACTGCTGGGAAGAGGACCCAGAGAGGAGGCCAGACTTCAAGAAGATAGAGGGATCTCTGGGTAAGATATTCAG CAACCTGCACAACCAGGCTAATGAGAGCTACATGGACAACCTGATCCGTCGGCTGCAGATGTACTCCAGGAACCTGGAGCACCTGGTGGAGGAGAGAACCTCTCTGTACAAGGCTGAGAGGGACAGGGCTGACAGGCTCAACTTCCTGCTCCTGCCAGC CCCAGTGGTGCGTTCCCTGAAGGAGACGGGCAGTGTGGAGCCAGAGCTGTTTGATGAGGTGACGGTCTACTTCAGCGACATCGTGGGCTTCACCACCCTGTGCCACTACAGCACGCCCATGGAGGTGGTGGACATGCTCAACGACATCTACAAGAACTTTGACAGGATCCTGGACCACCATGATGTATACAAG GTGGAGACGATCGGTGATGCGTACATGGTGGCGTCGGGGTTGCCGCGGCGCAATGGCAACCGGCACGCAGTGGACATTGCCCACATGGCCCTGGACATTCTAGCTTTCGTAGGGACCTTCCAGCTCCAACACCTACCGGGCATACCCCTGTGGATCCGCATCGGGGTGCACTCAG GGCCGTGTGCAGCGGGTGTGGTGGGGAACAAGATGCCACGTTACTGTCTGTTTGGAGACACGGTCAACACTGCCTCACGCATGGAGTCCACAGGCCTGC CACTAAGAATCCATGTCAGCCAGTCCACCATAAACATCCTCCAACGGACAGACTGCAAGTTTGAgtatgagcagagaggagagaccttTCTGAAG GGTAAAGGCAATGAGATGACATACTGGTTAACAGGGGTGACAGGGACAGAATACAACCTGCCAAAGCCCCCGACAGC GGAGAACTTCCAGAGGCTACAGCAGGATCTGTCTGAGATGATCGTGTCCAGCCTGGAGAAAAGAGGGCCGGGGAACAACGGCATGGAGAAGAGGAAGACCCTCTCCACCAGAGTCAGGAGGAGGGAGACCAATGGGAGCCAGGAGGACGGCCTGCCAGAGTACCTGCACCTGGCCATCACAGACATTCCCAGCACCTACCTGTAG